The proteins below come from a single Burkholderia sp. FERM BP-3421 genomic window:
- the flgB gene encoding flagellar basal body rod protein FlgB, whose product MLDQLDAAFAFGREALDVRAYRQELLSSNIANADTPGYQARDVDFASTLSRALRKDAGGATAGNAAQLQLAQPAGVTAGMAMAATAAGHMAGNAKLIPTGGPSDDYGRAQYRNPRQPSLDGNTVDPDMERVQFADNALHYQTGLTVMTQQIKSMLAAISSGS is encoded by the coding sequence ATGCTGGACCAACTCGATGCTGCTTTTGCCTTCGGCCGCGAGGCGCTCGACGTGCGCGCCTACCGCCAGGAGCTGCTGTCGTCGAACATCGCGAACGCCGACACCCCCGGGTACCAGGCCCGCGACGTCGACTTCGCGTCGACGCTGTCGCGCGCGCTGCGCAAGGATGCGGGCGGTGCCACGGCCGGCAACGCCGCGCAGCTGCAGCTCGCGCAGCCGGCCGGGGTGACGGCCGGGATGGCGATGGCGGCGACCGCGGCGGGCCACATGGCCGGCAACGCGAAGCTGATCCCGACGGGCGGCCCGAGCGACGACTACGGGCGCGCGCAGTATCGGAACCCGCGCCAGCCCTCGCTCGACGGCAACACCGTCGACCCCGACATGGAGCGCGTGCAGTTCGCGGACAACGCGCTGCACTACCAGACCGGCCTGACCGTGATGACGCAGCAGATCAAGTCGATGCTCGCGGCGATCTCGTCGGGCAGCTGA
- the flgA gene encoding flagellar basal body P-ring formation chaperone FlgA: MTIDAGGAARTRWRHARAALALVLACAGHAAPALAQQAAAGPNDGMIVIPGRGESAEAALANANANAHAPSRPADVSAALEAAALNRRQITQAPQTDPQQDDPVQPGWIRVAPAEPTPRAARPMPGAPMATASAPAAPFQAAPMPATPMPAAPMPAASVAPARSGFAGAQGASGAPAPTPAALRTQPAARPLPLQAAARPARPIAAAAPAASAAVPDGQQDGESIRRAALAFLQQQSAGLPGKTTVTVAPAFPRGLAACTTLEPFMPTGARLWGRTTVGVRCAGERPWTIYLQAKLSVQATYYVAARQIAPGEALSAADLVARDGDLTALPLAIITAPSQAVGATALSRIGAGLPLRQDMLRSAASVSIGQTVRVVAAGQGFTISSEGSVLNNAAPGQQVRVRMAAGQIVTAIVKDAGTVEIPL; encoded by the coding sequence ATGACGATTGACGCAGGCGGCGCGGCGCGCACGCGCTGGCGGCATGCGCGCGCCGCCCTTGCCCTCGTGCTGGCCTGCGCGGGCCACGCCGCCCCCGCCCTCGCTCAGCAGGCTGCGGCGGGCCCGAACGACGGGATGATCGTGATCCCGGGCCGCGGCGAATCGGCCGAGGCCGCGCTCGCCAACGCCAACGCCAATGCGCATGCGCCGTCGCGCCCGGCCGACGTGAGCGCCGCACTCGAGGCCGCCGCGCTGAACCGGCGCCAGATTACGCAGGCCCCGCAGACCGACCCGCAGCAGGACGACCCGGTGCAGCCCGGCTGGATCCGCGTCGCGCCGGCCGAGCCGACGCCGCGCGCCGCGCGGCCGATGCCCGGCGCGCCCATGGCAACCGCGTCTGCGCCGGCCGCGCCTTTCCAGGCCGCGCCTATGCCGGCCACACCTATGCCGGCCGCGCCTATGCCGGCCGCGTCCGTCGCCCCCGCCCGGTCCGGCTTCGCCGGCGCGCAAGGCGCGAGCGGCGCACCGGCCCCAACCCCGGCCGCGCTGCGCACGCAGCCGGCCGCCCGGCCGCTGCCGCTCCAGGCCGCCGCGCGTCCCGCCCGCCCGATCGCCGCAGCCGCGCCGGCCGCCTCGGCCGCCGTCCCCGACGGGCAGCAGGACGGCGAATCGATCCGCCGCGCCGCGCTCGCGTTCCTGCAGCAGCAGTCGGCCGGCCTGCCCGGCAAGACCACCGTCACCGTGGCGCCGGCGTTTCCGCGCGGCCTGGCCGCCTGCACGACGCTCGAACCGTTCATGCCGACGGGCGCGCGCCTGTGGGGGCGCACGACGGTCGGCGTGCGCTGCGCGGGCGAACGCCCCTGGACGATCTATCTGCAGGCGAAGCTGAGCGTGCAGGCCACCTATTACGTCGCCGCGCGGCAGATCGCGCCCGGCGAGGCGCTGAGCGCCGCCGACCTGGTCGCCCGCGACGGCGACCTGACGGCGCTGCCGCTCGCGATCATCACCGCCCCGTCGCAGGCGGTCGGCGCCACCGCGCTGTCGCGCATCGGCGCGGGCCTGCCGCTGCGTCAGGACATGCTGAGGAGCGCGGCGTCGGTATCGATCGGACAGACGGTGCGGGTGGTCGCGGCGGGCCAGGGTTTCACGATCTCGTCGGAGGGCAGCGTGCTCAACAACGCAGCGCCCGGCCAGCAGGTGCGGGTGCGGATGGCGGCCGGACAGATCGTCACCGCGATCGTCAAGGATGCCGGGACCGTGGAAATCCCGCTCTAG
- the flgM gene encoding flagellar biosynthesis anti-sigma factor FlgM: protein MKVDSTSSSSARPLSNATAGAARTPSSPAAAAGGAQGAAGAAPGDTNVNLSGLSSNLRALAASGSADIDTAQVESIRDALRSGTLSIDAGKIADGVLQTARELLQNKPQTGN, encoded by the coding sequence GTGAAAGTCGATTCCACCTCCTCTTCGAGCGCCCGCCCGCTGTCGAACGCCACCGCCGGCGCGGCCCGCACCCCGTCCAGTCCGGCAGCCGCCGCGGGCGGCGCGCAAGGCGCCGCAGGCGCGGCGCCCGGCGACACGAACGTGAATTTGTCCGGCCTGTCCTCGAACCTGCGCGCGCTGGCGGCCTCCGGCAGCGCCGATATCGATACCGCGCAAGTCGAGTCGATCCGCGATGCGCTGCGCAGCGGCACGCTGTCGATCGACGCCGGCAAGATTGCCGACGGCGTCTTGCAGACGGCCCGCGAGCTGCTGCAGAACAAGCCGCAGACGGGCAACTGA
- a CDS encoding flagella synthesis protein FlgN, translated as MREELLATVNDEHATVEAFASLLAYEEKALTTPSPLEALPGIIERKNALIEQLASLERRRDSQLGALGFPGGKAGMDQASGQDARLAGSWQLLQQSAERAQRANANNGMLVRIRMDYNERTLAVLRAVPERAGFYGPDGRVSAATP; from the coding sequence ATGAGAGAAGAACTGCTGGCCACGGTCAACGACGAGCATGCGACGGTCGAGGCATTCGCCTCGCTGCTCGCCTATGAGGAAAAAGCGCTGACGACCCCGTCGCCGCTCGAGGCGCTGCCCGGAATCATCGAGCGCAAGAACGCGCTGATCGAGCAGCTGGCAAGCCTCGAACGCCGGCGCGACAGCCAGCTCGGCGCGCTCGGCTTCCCGGGCGGCAAGGCGGGCATGGATCAGGCGTCCGGGCAGGACGCCCGGCTCGCGGGCAGCTGGCAATTGCTCCAGCAATCGGCCGAGCGCGCGCAACGCGCCAATGCGAACAACGGGATGCTGGTGCGCATCCGGATGGATTACAACGAACGCACGCTCGCGGTGCTGCGCGCGGTCCCCGAGCGGGCCGGCTTCTACGGCCCCGACGGCCGGGTCAGCGCCGCCACGCCCTGA
- a CDS encoding SGNH/GDSL hydrolase family protein translates to MTHDCRIHAIRRRFALTALAVALPLAAHAAAAPPAEPPMPTGDMTLSPSGPLAAPPAPASDALRAAGQGKDTYTYLRCWYRISDSALAPKATYEWARDPGSGDWYRVPGYWWADGITQWKNMFFSAVAQETLADVCRRTLDARGIRQPLTQAVAANNALSFNHTIWTLDAAQQPPRANKLIVFGDSLSDTQNMFNASQWTLPNGSTWHAGRFSNGPVWVEYLARALGLPMYNWAIGGAATDRYLVVPGLVQQVDSWREYMTRAPGYRVENTLFAVFAGGNDFVNYGRTPEQAADAVRTSLERLTAAGARRILLLTLPDVSRAPVFATRDDATRVAAQVLDYNRRLAETAAALRTRYGATLKLEVFDAYALFDDLLSNPTRYDFDDARHACLDIPKPSSLTYMASQTPRGDCRDPARFVFWDTLHPGTRTHAWLAERIAPVVRDTLMD, encoded by the coding sequence ATGACCCATGACTGTCGCATCCACGCGATCCGCCGCCGGTTCGCACTGACGGCGCTCGCCGTCGCCCTGCCGCTCGCGGCGCACGCCGCCGCCGCGCCCCCCGCCGAACCGCCGATGCCGACGGGCGACATGACGCTGTCGCCGTCCGGCCCGCTCGCGGCGCCGCCCGCCCCGGCCTCCGACGCGCTGCGCGCGGCCGGCCAGGGCAAGGACACCTACACCTACCTGCGCTGCTGGTATCGGATCAGCGACAGCGCGCTCGCGCCGAAGGCCACCTACGAGTGGGCGCGCGACCCGGGCAGCGGCGACTGGTACCGGGTGCCCGGCTACTGGTGGGCCGACGGCATCACCCAATGGAAGAACATGTTCTTCAGTGCCGTCGCGCAGGAGACGCTCGCCGACGTATGCCGCCGCACGCTCGATGCGCGCGGGATCCGTCAGCCGCTGACCCAGGCGGTCGCGGCCAACAACGCGCTGTCGTTCAACCATACGATCTGGACGCTCGACGCCGCGCAGCAGCCGCCGCGCGCGAACAAGCTGATCGTGTTCGGCGACAGCCTGTCCGATACGCAGAACATGTTCAACGCGAGCCAGTGGACGCTGCCGAACGGCTCGACCTGGCACGCGGGCCGCTTCAGCAACGGGCCGGTGTGGGTCGAGTATCTGGCGCGCGCGCTCGGGCTGCCGATGTACAACTGGGCGATCGGCGGCGCGGCGACCGATCGCTACCTGGTCGTGCCGGGGCTGGTGCAGCAGGTGGATTCGTGGCGCGAGTACATGACGCGCGCGCCGGGCTACCGGGTCGAGAACACGCTGTTCGCGGTGTTCGCGGGCGGCAACGATTTCGTGAACTACGGACGCACGCCCGAGCAGGCCGCCGACGCAGTGCGCACGAGCCTCGAACGGCTGACGGCGGCGGGGGCGCGGCGCATCCTGCTGCTGACGCTGCCCGACGTCTCGCGCGCGCCGGTGTTCGCGACCCGCGACGACGCCACGCGCGTCGCCGCGCAGGTGCTGGACTACAACCGGCGGCTGGCCGAGACGGCCGCCGCGCTGCGGACACGCTATGGCGCGACGCTGAAGCTCGAGGTGTTCGATGCGTACGCGCTGTTCGACGATCTGCTGAGCAACCCGACGCGGTACGACTTCGACGATGCGCGGCACGCCTGCCTCGACATTCCGAAGCCGTCGTCGCTGACCTACATGGCCTCGCAGACACCGCGCGGCGACTGTCGCGATCCGGCGCGCTTCGTGTTCTGGGACACGCTGCACCCGGGCACGCGCACGCATGCGTGGCTCGCGGAGCGGATCGCGCCGGTCGTGCGCGACACGCTGATGGATTGA
- a CDS encoding multifunctional CCA addition/repair protein, protein MNLYAVGGAIRDELLGVPVQDRDYVVVGATPEQMAAQGFKPVGKDFPVFLHPTTHEEYALARTERKTAAGYHGFQFHFAPDVTLDEDLARRDLTINAMARELSPDGQLIGPVIDPYGGQADLRARLFRHVGPAFVEDPVRILRVARFAARFAAFTVAPDTLALMRAMVAAGEVDALVPERVWQEVARGLMEARPSRMFAVLRECGALARILPEVDALFGVPQRADYHPEVDTGVHVMMVIDHAAKHGYSLPVRFAALTHDLGKATTPADVLPRHLGHEGRSVDLLQPLCERLRVPNECRDLAVLVAREHGNLHRVMEMGAAALVRLLERADALRKPARFAEALQASESDARGRLGFETRPYPQAERLRLALVAARAVDAGAVAREHAGEAARIKEAVHAARVRAVAQALGMEAA, encoded by the coding sequence ATGAACCTCTATGCAGTCGGCGGCGCGATCCGCGACGAACTGCTCGGCGTGCCGGTGCAGGACCGCGACTACGTGGTCGTGGGCGCGACGCCCGAGCAGATGGCGGCGCAGGGCTTCAAGCCGGTGGGCAAGGATTTCCCGGTGTTCCTGCATCCGACGACCCACGAGGAATACGCGCTCGCGCGCACCGAGCGCAAGACGGCGGCCGGCTATCACGGCTTCCAGTTCCACTTCGCGCCGGACGTGACGCTCGACGAGGATCTCGCGCGCCGCGACCTGACGATCAACGCGATGGCGCGCGAGCTGAGCCCGGACGGTCAGCTGATCGGGCCGGTCATCGATCCGTACGGCGGGCAGGCGGATCTGCGCGCGCGGCTGTTCCGCCACGTGGGGCCCGCGTTCGTCGAGGACCCGGTGCGGATCCTGCGGGTGGCCCGCTTCGCCGCGCGCTTCGCCGCGTTCACGGTCGCGCCCGACACGCTCGCGCTGATGCGCGCGATGGTCGCGGCGGGCGAGGTCGACGCGCTCGTGCCGGAACGGGTCTGGCAGGAGGTCGCGCGCGGCCTGATGGAGGCGCGGCCGTCGCGGATGTTCGCGGTGCTGCGCGAATGCGGCGCGCTCGCGCGCATTCTGCCCGAGGTCGATGCGCTGTTCGGCGTGCCCCAGCGCGCCGACTACCATCCGGAAGTCGATACGGGCGTGCACGTGATGATGGTGATCGACCATGCGGCCAAGCACGGCTATTCGCTGCCGGTGCGCTTTGCGGCGCTGACCCACGATCTCGGCAAGGCGACCACGCCCGCCGACGTGCTGCCGCGCCATCTCGGCCACGAAGGGCGCAGCGTCGACCTGCTGCAACCGCTGTGCGAGCGTCTGCGGGTGCCGAACGAGTGCCGCGATCTGGCGGTGCTCGTCGCGCGCGAGCACGGCAATCTGCATCGCGTGATGGAGATGGGCGCGGCGGCGCTGGTGCGGCTGCTCGAGCGCGCCGACGCGTTGCGCAAGCCCGCGCGTTTCGCCGAGGCGCTGCAGGCGAGCGAATCCGATGCGCGCGGCCGGCTCGGCTTCGAGACGCGGCCGTATCCGCAGGCCGAGCGGCTGCGCCTCGCGCTCGTCGCGGCGCGCGCGGTGGATGCGGGCGCGGTCGCGCGCGAGCACGCGGGCGAGGCGGCGCGGATCAAGGAGGCCGTGCACGCCGCGCGGGTGCGCGCGGTGGCGCAGGCGTTGGGGATGGAGGCGGCGTAG
- a CDS encoding glutathione S-transferase family protein: MKLIIGDKNYSSWSMRPWVLLAHFDIPFEEVLIELRRDDTAARIRAYSPSGKVPCLVDDALGAIWDSLAIAETLAERFPQHALWPRDAAVRARARSVAAEMHAGFGALRDELPLNVRETVPGRTPTRAAQADIARIDALWRECIAASGGPFLFGAFSIADAMYAPVVLRFNTYATPLSPEAAAYAARVTALPAVAAWIDASRRETHQIDLYGGPA; this comes from the coding sequence ATGAAACTCATCATCGGAGACAAGAACTATTCGTCGTGGTCGATGCGGCCCTGGGTCCTGCTCGCGCACTTCGACATCCCGTTCGAGGAAGTGCTGATCGAGCTGCGGCGCGACGACACCGCCGCGCGGATCCGCGCCTATTCGCCGTCGGGCAAGGTGCCGTGCCTCGTCGACGACGCGCTCGGCGCGATCTGGGATTCGCTCGCGATCGCGGAGACCCTGGCCGAGCGCTTCCCGCAGCATGCGCTGTGGCCGCGCGACGCCGCCGTGCGCGCGCGGGCGCGCAGCGTCGCGGCCGAGATGCACGCGGGCTTCGGCGCGCTGCGCGACGAGCTGCCGCTCAACGTGCGCGAGACGGTGCCGGGACGCACGCCGACGCGCGCCGCGCAGGCCGACATCGCGCGCATCGACGCGCTGTGGCGCGAATGCATCGCGGCGTCGGGCGGCCCGTTCCTGTTCGGCGCGTTCTCGATCGCGGACGCGATGTACGCGCCCGTCGTGCTGCGCTTCAACACCTACGCGACGCCGCTGTCGCCCGAGGCGGCCGCATATGCGGCGCGCGTCACGGCGCTGCCGGCGGTGGCGGCGTGGATCGACGCGTCGCGGCGCGAGACCCACCAGATCGATCTGTACGGCGGCCCGGCATGA
- a CDS encoding complex I NDUFA9 subunit family protein, with amino-acid sequence MHAHPVAVLGGTGFVGSRLVSALVAAGAHVRLGVRRREHARHLAMLPIEIVELDGLEVRALARFVAGARAAVNLVGVLHGGSGAPYGERFARLHVALPGAFAAACAQVGVPRLLHVSALGADPRGPSMYLRSKGDGEVALHAEAAAGGIAATVFRPSVVFGPGDAFLTTFTRLQRSLPILPLAMPDALFQPVYVGDVAQALVTALGLEAARGRTYELGGPAVYTLEQLVRYCGLLAGRWARIVRLPDTLARWQAFAFEHLPGEPVITRDNLASMRVPNVLSGPLAPELALRPASLESVAPAYLDERAARSRFDAWRARR; translated from the coding sequence ATGCACGCACATCCCGTCGCGGTGCTGGGCGGCACCGGGTTCGTCGGCAGCCGGCTCGTCAGCGCGCTGGTCGCGGCGGGCGCGCATGTGCGGCTCGGCGTGCGGCGGCGCGAGCACGCGCGCCACCTGGCGATGCTGCCCATCGAGATCGTCGAGCTGGACGGCCTGGAGGTGCGCGCGCTCGCGCGCTTCGTCGCCGGCGCGCGCGCCGCCGTCAATCTGGTCGGCGTGTTGCATGGCGGGTCCGGCGCGCCCTACGGCGAGCGCTTCGCGCGCCTGCACGTCGCGCTGCCGGGCGCGTTCGCGGCCGCCTGCGCGCAGGTCGGCGTGCCCCGCCTGCTGCACGTGAGCGCGCTCGGCGCCGATCCGCGCGGACCGAGCATGTACCTGCGCTCGAAGGGCGACGGCGAGGTCGCGCTGCATGCCGAGGCGGCGGCGGGCGGGATCGCGGCGACCGTGTTTCGTCCGTCCGTCGTGTTCGGGCCCGGCGATGCGTTCCTGACCACCTTCACGCGCCTGCAGCGCAGCCTGCCGATCCTGCCGCTCGCGATGCCCGACGCCTTGTTCCAGCCGGTCTACGTTGGCGATGTCGCGCAGGCGCTCGTCACCGCGCTCGGACTCGAGGCGGCGCGCGGCCGGACCTATGAGCTGGGCGGTCCCGCCGTCTATACGCTCGAACAGCTGGTGCGCTACTGCGGCCTGCTCGCGGGCCGCTGGGCGCGCATCGTGCGGCTGCCCGACACGCTCGCGCGCTGGCAGGCGTTCGCATTCGAGCATCTGCCGGGCGAGCCCGTGATCACGCGCGACAATCTCGCATCGATGCGCGTGCCGAACGTGCTGAGCGGCCCGCTCGCGCCCGAGCTGGCGCTGCGCCCCGCGAGCCTCGAGAGCGTCGCGCCCGCCTATCTGGACGAGCGCGCGGCGCGTTCCCGCTTCGACGCGTGGCGCGCGCGGCGTTGA